The genomic region TCCTCGGCACGGCCGGGGCCATGACGGCCAAGACCGGCGCCCGGCTGCTCGGGGCGGCCGAGTCGGCGGGGCTGGTCTCGCGCATCGCCCGCATCGAGGAGCTGGTGGGCGTGCTCGGGCTGGCGGCGGTGGCGGCCTACTTCCGGCCGCAGGCCGGCGGGTGGCAGCTGCCGGGGACGGCCTGGCTGCTGCTGACGGTGGGGCTCGGCGCGGCCGCCGGCCTCCTCATGTACGCCATGCTCTCGACCGCGCGGAGCCGGCCGGAGCTGGTGGTGCTCACGCTCGGCTCGGTGAGCTTCGCCGCCGGCGTGGCCGGCTGCCTGCGCCTCTCGCCCATCGGCGTCACCTTCCTCGCCGGCGCGCTGCTCGCGAACTTCCCGGGCGTCCACCGGGCGGCGCTCGGGGCCGCGCTGCGGCGGCTGGAGCGGCCGGTCTACCTGCTCTCGCTCTTCGCCATCGGCGCGCTCTGGGACCCGTCCGACTGGCGGGGCTGGGTGGTCATGCCGGTGTTCATGGCGGCGCGCCTCATCGGCAAGCGGCTCGGGGCCAACGCCGCCGCGGCGTGGGGCGGGCTTCGGCTCGGTCCCCGCGAGCGCGAGGCGCTCGCGGTCGCGCCCATGGGGCCGCTCGCCATCGCCATCGTGGTGAACGCCCACCTGCTCTACCCGGACCTCGCGAGCTCGCTCATCGCCCCGGCGGTGGTGGGCGGCGGGATCCTGACCGAGGTGGTGGTGCAGCTCGTCACGCGCGGCAAGCTCTCGACGATGGAGCGGGAGGCGGGCGCGGTCGGGCGGATCGCGGCGCCGCGCCCCGCCGCGTCCGCGGCCGGCTCGCGCGAGGCGATCGGATGAACGCGCTCCTGCTGGTGGCCCTGGGCGGGCTCATGCACGCCGCCCGCTCCTTCGGACCGGCGGGGCCCGAGGGCGGCGCGAGCACGCTCCTCGCCTTCGGGTACGTGCTCGTCACCGCGTTCTTCGCCGGCCGGCTCTTCGGCCAGCTCCGGCTGCCCCGGCTCACCGGGTACATCGTGGCCGGGGTGGTCGCCGGCCCCATGGGGCTCGGCCTGCTCTCCCGCGAGATGGTGGGGAGCCTCGACGTCGTCAACGGGATCGCGGTGTCGATGATCGCGCTCACCGCGGGCAGCGAGCTCGAGCTGCGGGCCATCCGCCCGCTGCTGCGGTCGATCCGCTGGATCGCGCTGCTCGGCGTGCTCGGCACGGCGGCGCTGCTCTCGGCCGCGGTCTGGCTCCTGCGGTCGCTGCTGCCGTTCATGGCCCACCTCGCGCCGGCGCAGGCCGCCGCGGTCTCCCTGGTGCTCGGGGTGGTGACGGTGGCCCAGTCGCCCGCGGTGGTGGTGGCGCTGCGCGACGAGCTGCGCGCCGACGGCCCGGTGGCGCGCACCGCGCTCGGGGTGGTGGTCCTCGCCGACCTGATGGTGATCGTCCTCTTCGCCGTCACCTCGACCGTCGCCAAGGCCACCTTCGGCGCCGGCGCCGACGCGGCGCACACCGCGGCGACCCTGGCCTGGGAGATCCTGGGCTCGCTCGGCGCGGGCGCGCTGGTGGGGGTGGTGCTCGCGACCTACCTGCGCAAGGTGGCCGGGGGCGCCCCGCTCTTCGTGTTCCTCACCACGGTGGTGGTCTCCGAGATCGGGCGGCGGCTCCACTTCGATCCCTTGCTGGTGGCGCTCGCCGCCGGGATGCTGGTGCGCAACGCCACCCAGGTGGCCGAGGTCCTCCACCGGGAGCTCCAGCCGTCGTCGCTCCCGGTCTCGATCGTCTTCTTCGCCGTGGCCGGCGCCAGCCTGCACCTCGACGTGCTCGCCACCGCCTGGGTGCCGGCCGGGGTGATCGTGCTCGTCCGCGCGGCCGGGCTGCTCTCCGGGGCCCGCGCCGGCGCCCGCCTCGCCCGCGCCCCGGCGACGGTGGTGAGGTACGCCGGCTTCGGGCTGCTGCCCCAGGCCGGGCTCGCGCTCGCGCTCTCCACCCTGTTCGCGAAGACCTTCCCCGAGTTCGGCGCGGCCGCGAGCGCCCTCACCCTCGGGGTGGTGGCGCTGAACGAGCTGCTCGCGCCCGCGGTCTACCGCGCCGCCCTGGTCCGCGCCGGCGAGGCGGGGCAGGGCGAGTCGCCGGCTCCGGCGGCGGAGGCTCCGGCGCTGGAGCTGCTCCGGCACTGAGGACCGGCCGGACCGCGTCGCCGGGGCGATCGAGGCGCGCCCGAGGCGCCCTCACCGCTCCCCGTTCAGCTTGCGCCAGAGCGTGGAGCGCCCGATCCCGAGCCGCCGCGCCGCCTCGGCCTGGTTGCCGCCGCACTCGGCCACGGTGCGGCGGATGAGGCTCCGCTCCTGCTCCTCGCGCGCGCGCCGCAGGTCCACCGGGGGGGCCGGCGCCGCCGGGGTCGCGGCGGCCGCGGTCGCGAGCGCCGGCGAGGGCGCCGCCGCGCCGTGGAGCTCGGGCAGCACCGCCCGCAGCTCCTCCTCGTTGACCCGCGCCGAGGGGTCGCGATCGGCGAAGAGCACCGCCACCCGCTCCACCACGTTCTCGAGCTCGCGCACGTTGCCCGGCCAGGCGTGGCGGCCGAGGAGCGGGAGCAGCAGCGAGAGCGCCCGCGGCTGCGCCGCCGGCACCCCGTGGCGCAGGAGCGCCCGGGTGAGCAGCTCGCCCGCGATGGCGGCCGCGTCGTCGCCCCGCTCGCGCAAGGGCGGCAGGTGCAGCGGCAGGATGGCGAGCCGGTAGTAGAGGTCGCCGCGGAACTGCCCGGCCTCGACCGCGCGCGGGAGGTCCCGGTGGGTGGCGGCGATCACCCGCACGTCGATGGGGGTGGGCTCGTTGCCGCCCAGCCGGAGCACCTGCCGTTCCTGAAGGACGCGCAGGAGCCGCGTCTGGAGCGTGAGCGGCACGTCGCCCACCTCGTCGAGGAAGAGGGTGCCGCGGTGGGCCGACTCGAAGAGGCCCGGCCGCCCGCCCCGCCGCGCGCCGGTGAACGCGCCCTCCTCGTGCCCGAACAGCTCGCCCTCGAGCAGCGTCTCCGGGAAGGCGGCGCAGTTGATGGCCACGAAGGGGTGATCGCGGCGGGTGCTGGCGTTGTGGATCCCCTGCGCCACCACCTCCTTGCCGGTGCCGCTCTCGCCGGTGATGAGCACGGTCGCGTCGGTGCGGGCGTAGCGGGCGGCGAGGGCGCGCACCCGCGCGATGGCCGGCGAGCCGCCCACCAGCCCGTCGAGCCGGTGCCGCGCCACGAAGCGGCTCGGACGGTGCTGGGCGCGCACGGTGCGGTCGAGCCGCTGCACCGAGGTGGCGTCCTGGCAGGTGAGCACCGCGCCCGAGAGCTGGCCGCGCTCCCGCAGCGGCCGCCGGTGCACCACCAGCGTGCGCGCGCCGAGCCGCGCGACGCCGTCGAGCTCGGCGGCGCCGGTCTCGAGCACGCGGGTCGCGCCGAGCGCCGGCGCCACCTCGGAGAGCCGCTGCCCCTCGAGCTCGCGCGCGCTCCGGTCGAGGAGCCGCTCCATGGCCGGGTTGAGCGCCCGGATCCGCTCGTCGAGGTCCACCGCCAGCACCGCCTCCTCGAGGTGGGCCAGGATGGCCTGGAGCCGCTCGCGCTTCAGCTCCTCGGCCCGGGCGATGCGGGCGATCTCGACGGCGCGGGAGATCGCCTCGGCGACCGAGTCCTGCGAGTAGAGCAGCACCGCCTGGAGCCCGGCGCGCTCGGCGAGGTCGCAGACCGGCCCGGTGCCGACCACCACCTCGAAGCCGCGCGCCGCGAGGTCGGCCACCGCGGCCCGCGCCTCCTCGAGCGTGAGGTAGGGGCGCTGCTCGAGCTCGAGGCCGGTGAGGAACTGGCGGGCCTGGTCGAGCCCCGGCACCACCTTGCGGAAGTTCACCACCCCCACGCGCGGCGAGAGCCGCCGGGCCCGCGCCAGCGCCTCGAGGGCGTCGAGGGTGGTGGCGCGCACGAAGGAGACCGGCACGGCGGCGTGGTCGCGCAGGTAGGCGGCGTTGGCGCCGGCGGCGATGAAGGCGTCCACCTCCTCGCCCGACTCGGTGAGCTCGCGCGCGGTGGCGAGCGCCTCCTCGAAGCCGGAGTGGAAGACGCGGACGTCGGCGCGGTCGGCGTAGGTGGGGGCGACGCTCTCGAAGACGTGGCGCAGCCGGCTCGTGCTGAAGGCCCAGACGATGGGCTTGCGGTCGAGGTCCTGGCGCATCGCTCCTCCGTGTTCCGGGTTCGGGAAAGCCACCTGTTCCAATAATGGAACGGATCGTTCCGCGTCTGGAAGTTCCGGGCGGGTCGATTTTGAGGTCAGTCTTGAAAATCAGCGGAAACACGGCCGCTTGCCGCGGCGCGTCCGACGGGTGTGCCCCTGGCCCGGCCGTTGCTCTCCTGGAGCAGCGGCGATGGACCTCGACCTCTCCCCGGAGCAGAAGGCGATCCAGGCGGCGGCGCGCGAGCTGGCCCAGGCCGAGCTCGAGCCGGTCGCCGGCCTCCTCGACCGCGAGTTCGACCGGCGCACCTTCGTCGGCAACCTGGGGAAGCTCGCCGCCCAGGGCTTCATGGGGATGAACGTGCGCCGCCGCTACGGCGGGGCCGAGGCCGGCACCGTGGCGCTCTCCCTCGTGCTGACCGAGCTCGGCCGCGCCTGCGCCGCCACCGCCGCCAGCGTCTCGGTCACCAACATGGTCGCCGAGGTGATCCAGGCGGTCGGGTCGGAGGAGCAGAAGGCGACCTACCTCCCGCGCATCAGCTCCGGCGAGTACCCGGCGGCGAGCTTCGCGCTCACCGAGGCCGGCGCCGGCTCCGATCCCGCCGGGATGGTCACCCAGGCGGTGGCCGACGGCGACGCCTTCGTCCTCGACGGCGAGAAGCGGTTCATCACCAACGCCCCCTACGCCGGCGTCTTCGTGGTCTGGGCGGTGACCGACCGCGCCGCGCCGAAGGGGAAGGGGATCAGCTGCTTCCTGGTCGAGGCCGGCACCCGCGGCCTCGTCGTCGGCCGGCAGGAGGACAAGATGGGGCAGCGGGCCTCCGCCACCAACGAGGTCCGGCTCGAGCGCTGCCGCGTCCCGCGCGGCGCGCTCCTGGGGCGGCTCAACGACGGCTTCCGCGTGGCGGTGGCCGAGCTCGCCGGCGGCCGCATCGGCGTGGGGTCGCTGGCGCTCGGGATCGGGCTCGCCGCGATGGACTACGCCACCCGGTATGCGTCGGAGCGTGTGCAGTTCGGCGAGCCCGTCACCACGTTCGAGGGCGTGCAGTGGATGCTCGCCGACGCCTACACCGAGCTCGAGGCGGCGCGGCTCCTCCTCGCGAGCGCGGCCTTCCAGAAGGAGCGCGGCCGGCCCTACGCCAAGGCGGCGTCGATGGCCAAGCTCTTCGCCACCGAGGCGGCCGAGCGGGCCTGCCGCTCCGCGGTGCAGCTCATGGGCGGCCAGGGCTACCTGCGCGATCACCCGGTGGAGCGCTACGCCCGCGACGTGCGCGTCACCTCCATCTACGAGGGCACCAACGAGATCCAGCGCCTCATCGTGGCGCGCGAGATCCTGAAGGAGCTGGTGCGCCCGTGACCGAAGCGAAAGGACGGAGCCTGTCGATGAGACCCTTCTCCAAGGTGGCGGTGCTCGGCTCGGGTGTGATGGGGGGCGGGATCGCCGCCCACCTCGCCAACGCCGGGGCGCGGGTGCTCCTGCTCGACCTCACCGCCGCGCAGGCCCAGGCCGGGCTCGACGCCGCGAAGGCGGCGAAGCCGGCCGCCTTCTTCACCGGGGCCGAGGCGGCGCTCGTGGAGGTGGGCGGGTTCGACGAGGACCTCCCGCGCCTCGCCGGGTGCGACTGGGTGATCGAGGTGGTGCTCGAGGACCTCTCGGTGAAGCAGAGGCTCTTCGAGCGGGTGGCGCCCCACCTCTCCGCGGACGCGGTGCTCTCGAGCAACACCAGCGGCCTCTCGGTGGAGGCGATGGCCCGGGCGCTCCCCGCCGACCTGCGCCGCCGCTTCCTCGTGACCCACTTCTTCAACCCGCCGCGGTACCTGCGGCTCGTCGAGGTGGTGCCCTGCGCCGACACCGACCCCGAGGTGGTCGCGCGGGTGGAGGCGTTCCTCGAGCGGCGGCTCGGCAAGGGGGTGGTCCGGGCCAAGGACACGCCCAACTTCGTCGCCAACCGGATCGGCGTCTTCGCGCTCTGCAACGTGGTGAAGCACGTGCTGGAGCTTGGGCTCACCGTGGAGGAGGCCGACGCCGCCGCCGGTCCGGCCACCGCCCGGCCCCGCAGCGCCGCCTTCCGCACCGCCGACCTGGTCGGGCTCGACACCCTCCTGCACGTCGCCGACAACTCCCACGCCGTGCTCCAGCAGGACGAGGAGCGCGAGGTCTTCCGGCTGCCCGACTTCCTGCGCGAGATGGTGAAGCAGGGGCTCCGCGGCAACAAGTCGAAGGCCGGGTTCTACAAGAAGGAGAAGGGCGAGGGCGGCGCCACCACGGAGCGCTACTTCGACTTCCGCGCCGGCCGGTACGAGCCGGTGAGGCGGCCGCGCTTCGCCTCGGTGGAAGCGACGAAGGGGATCGACGACCCGGCCGCGCGGCTCCGGGCGGTGCTCGCCGGCGACGACCCGGCGGCGGAGCTCGCCTGGCGCAACCTGCGCGACACGCTCCTCTACGCCTTCCGGCGCGTGCCGGAGATCGCCGACGACGTCTCGGCGGTGGACCGGGCCATGCGCTGGGGCTTCAACTGGGAGCTCGGCCCGTTCGAGATGCTCGACGCCATCGGCGTGGCGCGCTTCCGCGAGCGGGCCCGCAAGGACGGGAGCGCCATCCCGGCGCGGCTCGACGAGGTGGAGCGCTTCTACCGGGTCGAGGGCGGCCGGCGCGAGGTGCTCGACCTCGCCACCGGCGCCTTCCGCGAGGTCCCGCGGCCGGAGGGGCGGATCGACCTCGCCCTCGTGAAGGCGGGCGGCGTGGTGGAGCGGAACCCCGGCGCCTCGGTGCTCGACCTCGGGGACGGCGTCTTCGGCCTCGAGTTCCACTCGAAGATGAACGCCATCGGGAACGACACGCTCGCCATGGTCCACAAGGCGCTCGCGCGCGCCGAGCGGGAGGGGCAGGCGCTCGTCATCGCCAACCAGGGCGCGGCCTTCTCGGCCGGCGCGAACCTGGCGCTGCTCGCCATGGCCATCGTGGAGGGGGAGTGGGACGAGATCGCCCTCACCGTGCAGCGGTTCCAGCGGGCCACGATGGCGCTCGCGCTGGCGCAGGTGCCGGTGGTGGCGGCGCCGCACCAGCTCGCCCTCGGCGGCGGCTGCGAGGTCTGCCTCCACGCCACGGCGATGAACCCGCACTCCGAGACGTACATGGGGCTCGTGGAGGTGGGGGTGGGGCTGCTCCCGGCCGGCGGCGGCACGAAGGAGCTGGCGCTGCGGGCCATCCGGCTCGCCGAGCAGTGGGAGACCGACGTGTCCCCCTTCCTCTTCAAGAGCTTCAAGCAGATCGCGACCGCCCGCGTGAGCACCTCCGCCGCCGAGCTGCGCGACATGGGCTACCTCCGCCCCGGCGACGCCGTCACCATGAACGCCGACGACCTCGTCGCCGACGCGAAGCGGAAGGCGCTGGCGCTCGCGGCGAACTTCCGCCCGCGCGCCCTCGCGACCGGGCTCGCCGCGCCGGGCCGGGGCGTGGCCGCGAGCCTCGCCTCCCAGCTCTGGAACCTGCGGATGGGCGGCTTCATCACCGCGTACGAGGAGCACCTCGGGAAGACCATCGCCCGGGTCATCACCGGCGGCGACGTGCCGGCCGGCACCCCCATCACCGAGGAGTGGCTGCTGGAGCAGGAGCGCGAGGCCTTCGTCTCGCTCTGCGGCGAGAAGCGCACGCTGGAGCGGATCCAGCACATGCTCAAGAAGGGCAAGCCGCTCCGCAACTAGCCCGCCGGAACGCACGGAGACTCGACGATGAAGAGCGCCTACGTCCTCGCCGCCTGCCGCACCCCGGGCACGAAAGCCAAGAAGGGGAAGCTGCGCCACGTGCGCCCCGACGACCTCGCCGCCGCGGCCGTGAAGGCGGTGATGGAGCGGGCCGGGGTGGACCCCCTCGAGATCGACGACGTCATCCTCGGCTGCGCCTTCCCGGAGGGCGAGCAGGGGATGAACCTGGCCCGGGTGGCGGCGCTCCGGGCCGGGCTGCCGTACCAGGTGCCGGCCCAGACCGTGAACCGGTTCTGCTCCTCCGGGCTGCAGTCGATCGCCAGCGCCGCCGAGCGGATCATGGCCGGCTTCGCCGACTGCATCGTCGCCGGCGGGGCGGAGAGCATGAGCCTCGTCCCCATGGGCGGCAACAAGTTCAGCGCCAACCCGGCGCTGGTGGCGAGCTGGCCGGAGTCGTTCGCGGCGATGGGGATCACCGCCGAGCTGGTGGCCGAGCGGCACGGGGTGTCGCGCCAGGACCAGGACGCCTTCGCCGCCGAGAGCCACCGGCGCGCCGCGGCGGCGCAGGCGAGCGGCGCCTTCGGCGACGAGCTCGTGCCGGTCGAGGCGGAGTCGGCGGCGGTGGTGGGCGGCAAGCTCGAGCGCGCGGTGGAGCGGGTCGAGGCCGACGACGGCGTCCGGCCCGACACCACGCCCGAGGGGCTCGCGAAGCTCAAGCCGGCGTTCAAGGTGGACGGCACGGTGACGGCCGGCAACGCGTCGCAGATGACCGACGGGGCCGCGGCGGTGCTGGTGGTCTCGGAGGACTTCCTGCGCCGCACCGGGCGCGAGCCGCTGGCGCGCTTCCTCTCCTTCGCGGTGAAGGGCGTGCCGCCGGAGGTGATGGGGATCGGACCGGTGGAGGCGATCCCGGCGGCGCTGCGGCTGGCGGGGGTCTCGCAGGACGCGCTCGGGCGGATCGAGCTCAACGAGGCGTTCGCGGCCCAGGCGCTCGCCTGCGTGCGGGCGCTCGGTCTCGACCCGGCCAGGGTGAACCCGTCGGGCGGCGCCATCGCCCTGGGCCACCCGCTCGGCTGCACCGGGGCGAAGCTCACGGCGACGCTGCTGCACGGGATGCGCCGGGCCGGCGAGCGGTACGGGATGGTGTCGATGTGCATCGGCGGCGGCATGGGCGCGGCCGCCGTCTTCGAGAGGGCGTGAACCATGGCGGACGTGGCGAAGGTCGAGCAGGTGGAGCAGGGAGCGAAGCGCGCGGCGGACCCGAGGCGGCCGGGCGGCGGCGAGTACCTCATCGCCGACGCGGCCCCGGCGGACGTCTTCACGCCGGAGGACTTCACCGAGGAGCAGCGGGCCATCGGCGACACCGCCGAGGGGTTCGTGCAGGACTCGATCTGGCCGCGCGCCGAGGAGATGGAGAAGCAGCACTTCGAGGTGGCGGTCGCGCTCATGAAGCAGTGCGGCGAGCTCGGGCTCCTCGCCATCGACGTGCCGGAGGCCTTCGGCGGCCTCGAGCTCGACAAGGCGACGAGCATGCTCGCGGCCGAGCGGATCGCCCCGGCCGGCTCCTTCTCGGTGACCTGGTCGGCCCACACCGGCATCGCCACCCTGCCGCTCGTCTACTACGGCACCGAGGCGCAGAAGGCGAAGTACCTCACGAAGCTCGCGAGCGGCGAGTGGATCGGCGCCTACTGCCTCACCGAGCCCGGCTCGGGCAGCGACGCGCTCGGCGCGCGCACCACCGCGAAGCTCTCGGCCGACGGGACGCACTACGTCCTCGAGGGCACGAAGCAGTTCATCACCAACGGCAGCTTCGCCGACCTCTTCACCGTCTTCGCGAAGGTGGACGGCGAGCACTTCACCGCCTTCCTGGTGGAGCGCGGCTTCCCCGGCGTGACCGTCGGGGCCGAGGAGAAGAAGCTCGGCATCAAGGGCTCCTCCACGACCCAGATCATCCTCGAGGGGGCCCGGGTGCCGGTCGAGAACGTCCTCGGCGAGATCGGCAAGGGGCACAAGATCGCCTTCAACGTGCTCAACGTGGGCCGGTTCAAGCTGGGCGCCGCGGTGACCGGCGCCGCCAAGCACGCCCTCGGCGAGGGGGCGAGGTACGCCAACCTGCGCAAGCAGTTCGACACGCCCATCGCGCGGTTCGGCGCCATCCGGCAGAAGCTGGCCGAGGGGGCGGCCTCGATCTTCGCCTCCGAGTCGGTGGTCTACCGGCTGGCGGGGCTCCTCGACCGGCGGCTCGCCGCCATCCCCAGGGACGCGCCGGGCTACTACGAGCTCTACCAGAAGGCGATCGAGGACTATGCCATCGAGTGCGCCATCTCGAAGGTGTTCTGCAGCGAGGTGCTCGCCGGCGTGGTGGACGAGGTGGTCCAGATCCACGGCGGCTACGGCTTCACCCAGGAGTACGCGGCGGAGCGCTTCTACCGCGACGAGCGGATCAACCGGATCTTCGAGGGCACGAACGAGATCAACCGGCTCCTCGTCCCCGGGACGCTGCTCCGGCGCGCCATGAAGGGCGAGATCCCGCTGCAGCGCGAGGTGATGAAGGCGGTCGAGTCGCTCCTCTCGCCCTCCTACGAGGAGGTGGACGCCGCGGTGCCGTTCGCGGTCGAGCGGGCGGCGCTCGGGCACCTCAAGAAGGCGTTCCTGGTGGTGGCCGGCGCGGCGGTGCAGAGGTACCGGGGCGGCCTCAAGGACGAGCAGGAGGTGCTGCTCGCGCTCGCCGACGTGGCCATCGAGATCTTCGCGCTCGAGAGCGCGCTCCTGCGGGCCGAGAAGGGCGCGGCCCTGCCGGAGCGGCGGCGGGCGGTGATGGCCGCCGCGGTGAAGGTCTTCGCCTTCGGGGCGGTGGAGCGGATCGGCACCGCCGCCCGCAAGGCCGCCTTCTGCTGCGCCGAGGGCGACGAGCTCACCATGCTCCTCGCCGGCGTGCGCCGGTTCACCAAGTACGACGCCTCCGGGCTGCTCCAGGCGCAGCGGCTCCTCGCCGACGCGGTGCTGGAGGGCGAGAAGTATCCCTGCTGAGGCGCGGGCCGCGCGGCGCCGCGCCCCTCACCGGTTCATCATCGTCCCGGCGTCCATCATGACGCCCCCGTCCGGCACGCCGCCGTCCATCATCGTGCCGCCGTCCATCGTCACGCCGCCGTCCGCCCCCGGGCCGCCGCCCATCATGCCGCCGTCGCCCATCATCCCGCCGTCCAGGGTCCAGCCGCCGTCCATCCACCAGCCGCCGTCGGGCGGCTGCCAGGCGCCGCCGGCGTAGGTGCAGCCGGGCATCGGCTCGTCGAAGCGCATCATGCCGCCGTCCGGCAGGCTCCAGCCGCCGTCGGTGTAGCCGGCCATCCAGCCGGCGTCGGCGCCCATCATGCCGCCGCCGCTCATCATCCCGCCCGCCCGCAGCTCCATGTGGCTCGTGAACTGCTGCATGGCCTGGACGTGCCGCTCCATCTCCTGCTGGTTCGCGGCCATGTCCCCGCTGGTGCAGGCCACCGCCTGGTGATGGGCCATCTCGTCCGCCATCGCCTGGGTGCCGCACGACAGGTCGGCGGAGGCGGGCGTGCCCGCGCCGCGCAGGTAGTCGTCCATCCGGGTGGACATGCCCGGGAGCTGGCCCATGAGCGGCTGCATCCGCTGGAGGTACTGCTGCAGCGCCGCCTGGCACTGGGCCGGGGTGGTGGCGCTGGCGACCGCCTGCTGGTACTGGGTCACGGCCGCGGCGGCCGAGGTGGCGGTCTGATCCACCGTGGCGGCGTCGGCGAGGCTGGTGCCGCTGCCGCTCGACGACGAGGAGCAGGCGACCCACGCCGCGCCGAGCAGGCAGGCGAGGGCCAGGGCGATCGTCTTCCTTCCGTGGATCTCGGGCATGATCGTTGGAGCCCGGACCGCGGCGCGGGGTTTCGGCGGCGGTCCGGTCCGGCGGGGCGTCCCGGGAGAGGCTAGCCCCGGCGTCTCCCGAGCAGCTCGGACAGCATCCGCAGCGGACCCAGCTCGGCGCGGGCCTCGCGCAGGAGGTTGTCGAGCATGGCGAGCCCGGTGCGCGCGAGGGCCACGAGCTGCTCGAGCCGCTCCAGCTTGAACTTCGCGGCGGCCCGGATGGCGGGGTCCTGGTCCACCCGCGCCGCCTTCACCTCGCGCAGCGCGCGGTCGAAGGCCGCGAGGGCCTCCTCCACCGCCTTGTGCTCGCGCTCGGCGAGCACGCGCCGGACCATCTTCCAGACGTCGGTCTCGGCCTCGTAGTGCTCCTTGCGGTCGCCGGGCACGTCCACGGGGCGCACCACCCCCCAGCGGCGCAGCTCGGCGAGGCTCATGGAGAGGAGGCCGGTGGAGATCTGGAGCCGGTCGCAGAGCTCCGGCGCCGCGAGCGGCTTCTCCGAGAGGAAGAGCACCGCCCAGATCCGTCCGAGCTGCCGGCGGAAGCCCCAGAGCTCCATGAGCGAGCCGACGGCGTCCGCCACCGCCAGCTCGGCGCGGGCGAAGGGGCGGGGGGAACCGGGGTCGGCGAGGGCGGGGCTCATCGCGGCTCTCAGGCGCGCAGGGCGAGGTCGGCGAGGGCCGCGGCCGCGAACGCCACCGACGCGAAGGCGTTGTAGTTG from Anaeromyxobacter paludicola harbors:
- a CDS encoding acyl-CoA dehydrogenase family protein, whose amino-acid sequence is MADVAKVEQVEQGAKRAADPRRPGGGEYLIADAAPADVFTPEDFTEEQRAIGDTAEGFVQDSIWPRAEEMEKQHFEVAVALMKQCGELGLLAIDVPEAFGGLELDKATSMLAAERIAPAGSFSVTWSAHTGIATLPLVYYGTEAQKAKYLTKLASGEWIGAYCLTEPGSGSDALGARTTAKLSADGTHYVLEGTKQFITNGSFADLFTVFAKVDGEHFTAFLVERGFPGVTVGAEEKKLGIKGSSTTQIILEGARVPVENVLGEIGKGHKIAFNVLNVGRFKLGAAVTGAAKHALGEGARYANLRKQFDTPIARFGAIRQKLAEGAASIFASESVVYRLAGLLDRRLAAIPRDAPGYYELYQKAIEDYAIECAISKVFCSEVLAGVVDEVVQIHGGYGFTQEYAAERFYRDERINRIFEGTNEINRLLVPGTLLRRAMKGEIPLQREVMKAVESLLSPSYEEVDAAVPFAVERAALGHLKKAFLVVAGAAVQRYRGGLKDEQEVLLALADVAIEIFALESALLRAEKGAALPERRRAVMAAAVKVFAFGAVERIGTAARKAAFCCAEGDELTMLLAGVRRFTKYDASGLLQAQRLLADAVLEGEKYPC
- a CDS encoding GbsR/MarR family transcriptional regulator, which encodes MSPALADPGSPRPFARAELAVADAVGSLMELWGFRRQLGRIWAVLFLSEKPLAAPELCDRLQISTGLLSMSLAELRRWGVVRPVDVPGDRKEHYEAETDVWKMVRRVLAEREHKAVEEALAAFDRALREVKAARVDQDPAIRAAAKFKLERLEQLVALARTGLAMLDNLLREARAELGPLRMLSELLGRRRG